GGCGGCAAACTGAAAAAAATATTGGAAAAATTAACTTCAAACCCTTTTAAAGGGCTTATTTTAGGTATAGGGGTTACCGCCGTTATACAAAGCTCATCCGCGACAACCGTTATGGTAGTAGGATTTGTAAATTCCGGCCTTATGGAACTCGGACAGGCCATAGGCGTAATAATGGGCGCCAATATCGGCACAACCGTTACGTCATGGCTTTTAAGTTTAACCGCTATCGAAAGCAACAATGTGTTTATCTCGCTGTTGAAGCCTTCAAGCTTTTCGCCGATACTTGCGGCAATCGGCGTAGGATTTTATATGTTTTCCAAAGACGCAAAAAAGAAAAATTTAGGCACTATTTTTCTTGGTTTTACCGTATTAATGACTGGCATGGACACTATGACGGCGGCTGTTAAGCCTTTAGCCGACATACCGGAATTCGCAAATATTTTGCTTTTATTTTCAAATCCAATTTTCGGAGTCCTTGCCGGAGCCGTTTTAACGGCAATTATACAAAGTTCGTCCGCTTCGGTCGGCATACTTCAGGCTCTTTCGCAAACAGGGTCTCTTACCTATGGATCAGCCATACCTATTATAATGGGCCAAAATATAGGAACATGTGTAACGGCATTAATTTCTGCCATCGGCGCAAGCAAAAATGCAAAAAGAGCCTCTATGGTTCATTTGTACTTCAATTTAATTGGTTCCACATTATTCCTTTTGGTTTTTTACCTTCTGAATGCTATAATAGGCTTTGAATTTATAAATTCTTCGCTTAATGCGGCAGGCATAGCGGTAATACACACAACATTCAACGTACTTGCAACTATGGTAATGCTTCCTTTTTCAAAATGGCTTGAAAAACTTGCCGTTTTGACCGTAAAAGACAGCAAAGAAGACGAAGAATTCCAAACGCTTGACGACAGGTTTCTTGTTACCCCTTCAGTAGCTGTTTTTCAAAGCCGTGAAGTTGCCATTAAAATGGCAACGTTGGCTAAAGACGCCCTCTATGAAGCTATAGGGCTTACTGAAAAATTTGACAGCCACAAAGCCCGCGATGTTGTTGAAAAGGAGGATAAAATCGATATATATGAAGATAAGCTCGGAACATACATGGTTAAACTGAGCCGCCTTGACATAAGCGAAGATGACAGCAATGAAACTTCAAAGCTGCTTCACTGCATAGGCGATTTTGAACGTATAGGCGACCATGCGCTTAATATCAAACAGACTGCTGACGAAATTCACGAAAAAGAAATTGAATTCAGCCCGGAAGCCCTTGCTGAATTAAACGTTATTGCAAACGCTGTAAAGGAAGTTCTCGATCTTGCAATAGACTCGTTTATAAAAAACGACATTGCCCTTGCATCAAAAGTCGAACCGCTTGAACAGGTTATCGACATGCTTAAAGCCACCCTCAAAACAAACCATATCCGTAGGCTCAAAAAAGGCGAATGTACAACTGAAGTAGGCTTCGTTTTCTCCGATCTTATTACAAACTATGAAAGGGTTGCGGATCACTGTTCAAATATAGCAGTCTGCATAATTGAAATTGCCAAAAACAGTTTTTCAACTCATGAGTACCTGCATGAACTCAAAGAATCGAACAATAAAGCCTTTGAAGCTATGTATGAAACTTACAGGGAAAAATATGCCCTTAATTAAGGAGGTATTACAATGATTTATATTGTAGAGGACGATATTAACATACGCGAAATGGAAGAATACGCGCTTAAAAACAGCGGATTTCAGACAATGGGATTTTCTGACGGCGAAAGTTTTTTTGAAGAATGTAAAACAACTCTTCCAAACCTTGTTGTGTTAGATATAATGCTCCCCGGCAGCGACGGCCTCACAATATTAAAAAAGCTAAGACAAAATGACAAAACCAAAAAGCTCCCAGTTATAATGGTAACGGCAAAAACAAGCGAAATAGACGCCGTAAAAGCCCTTGACAGCGGCGCCGACGACTATATTAACAAGCCTTTCGGCATAATGGAATTTATAAGCCGCGTCAAAGCAGTACTTCGCCGTTTTGATATTGAGAGCGAAGTTTTATATACGTTTGAAGAAATTGTCCTTGACGACAGAAAACGCGAAGTTACCGCCGACGGAAAAGTATGTGAACTGACATATAAAGAATATGAACTTTTGAAGTATCTAATATCAAACAGCGGCATTGTTTTAAGCCGCGATAAAATTATGGACAATGTCTGGGGCACAGATTTTGAAGGCGAAAGCCGTACCGTAGATATGCATATAAAAACATTGCGTCAAAAACTCGGCCTAAGCGGGGCATACATAAAAACAGTCAGAAATGTCGGCTATAAAATCGATGTAATAAAAGAAGATAATTAAGGTGATTTTTTGGAAGAAAAAATTAACGCCCGAATGCTTTTTATAGGAATAATTTCCATGATACTTACGGCGTCTATGACAATAACAATATTCCACAAAGCGTTCGATAGGCAAATTAAAACTGATATAAGGCAAATGGCCGTTACATTGTCAACTATATATAACGGCATAGATGATTACAGCGATCTTGAAGCATATTCGGATAACGGCATACGCATAACTTTAATAGGGAAAAACGGCGACGTTCTTTTTGACAGTGACGGCGATGAATCCACAATGGAAAATCACAGTTTAAGAGAAGAAATCATTGCCGCAATGGAAACCGGTTCCGGGGAAGCCATGAGACATTCCGACACAATGGGATATAATACATATTACTATGCCGAGCTTCTTCCTGACGGAAACATACTTCGCACCGCAACAAATGTTGCCACAATGTACGCGGATTACAACAACACAATGCCAATGGTAATCGTTATAGGTATTTTAATATTATTTATAAGCGTATGCCTAAGCCAGATGCTTACAAAAAAACTTGTAGCTCCTATAGAAGCTATGGCGGAAAACATTGATGATATCGATAAGGATATACCCTACAAGGAACTTGAACCGTTTGCTCTGGCTATTAAAGAATATCACACAAAAAAAGATGAAAGCTCCAAAATGCGCCAGGAATTTACGGCTAATGTTTCCCATGAACTTAAAACTCCGCTTACAAGTATATCCGGCTATGCCGAAATGATTGAAAATGGCATGGTAAAAGATTCGGATATAAAAGTGTTCGCAGGAAAAATTCATACAGAAGCGCACAGGCTTATCGTCCTTATAGGCGATATACTTAAATTAAGCGAGCTTGACGAACCAAACAGATGTGACAACTGCGAACCTGTAGATCTGTATAAACTTGCAGAACATACAATTGAAATGCTGGCTTTGAACGCTGAAAAGTCAAAAATAAAACTTTTTCTATGCGGAAATGGCGCTGTTATAAACGGAAGCAAATTAATGTTAAGCGAACTTATATATAATCTATGTGATAACGCAATAAGATATAACAAAATAGGCGGATACATCAAAATCAAAGTATCTTCTAAAGACGGAAAAGCATATATAGATATAAAAGATAACGGAATAGGCATCCCTAAAGAATATCAGGACAGAATATTTGAAAGGTTTTTCAGGGTAGATAAAAGCCGCAGCAAAGAAACCGGAGGCACCGGCCTCGGCCTTGCCATTGTAAAACACATAGCTATACAACATAACGGCTGTATAAGCGTTGAGAGCCGGGTTGACGAAGGCACAACAATGCACGTTGTTTTAAAAGGGATGGATGAAAAAGTACCGTAAAAATATACGCGTCTGATTTTACTT
Above is a window of Anaerotignum faecicola DNA encoding:
- a CDS encoding Na/Pi cotransporter family protein produces the protein MSIFNVLSLIGGLALFLFGMNIMGGALEKQAGGKLKKILEKLTSNPFKGLILGIGVTAVIQSSSATTVMVVGFVNSGLMELGQAIGVIMGANIGTTVTSWLLSLTAIESNNVFISLLKPSSFSPILAAIGVGFYMFSKDAKKKNLGTIFLGFTVLMTGMDTMTAAVKPLADIPEFANILLLFSNPIFGVLAGAVLTAIIQSSSASVGILQALSQTGSLTYGSAIPIIMGQNIGTCVTALISAIGASKNAKRASMVHLYFNLIGSTLFLLVFYLLNAIIGFEFINSSLNAAGIAVIHTTFNVLATMVMLPFSKWLEKLAVLTVKDSKEDEEFQTLDDRFLVTPSVAVFQSREVAIKMATLAKDALYEAIGLTEKFDSHKARDVVEKEDKIDIYEDKLGTYMVKLSRLDISEDDSNETSKLLHCIGDFERIGDHALNIKQTADEIHEKEIEFSPEALAELNVIANAVKEVLDLAIDSFIKNDIALASKVEPLEQVIDMLKATLKTNHIRRLKKGECTTEVGFVFSDLITNYERVADHCSNIAVCIIEIAKNSFSTHEYLHELKESNNKAFEAMYETYREKYALN
- a CDS encoding response regulator transcription factor, whose protein sequence is MTMIYIVEDDINIREMEEYALKNSGFQTMGFSDGESFFEECKTTLPNLVVLDIMLPGSDGLTILKKLRQNDKTKKLPVIMVTAKTSEIDAVKALDSGADDYINKPFGIMEFISRVKAVLRRFDIESEVLYTFEEIVLDDRKREVTADGKVCELTYKEYELLKYLISNSGIVLSRDKIMDNVWGTDFEGESRTVDMHIKTLRQKLGLSGAYIKTVRNVGYKIDVIKEDN
- a CDS encoding ATP-binding protein gives rise to the protein MEEKINARMLFIGIISMILTASMTITIFHKAFDRQIKTDIRQMAVTLSTIYNGIDDYSDLEAYSDNGIRITLIGKNGDVLFDSDGDESTMENHSLREEIIAAMETGSGEAMRHSDTMGYNTYYYAELLPDGNILRTATNVATMYADYNNTMPMVIVIGILILFISVCLSQMLTKKLVAPIEAMAENIDDIDKDIPYKELEPFALAIKEYHTKKDESSKMRQEFTANVSHELKTPLTSISGYAEMIENGMVKDSDIKVFAGKIHTEAHRLIVLIGDILKLSELDEPNRCDNCEPVDLYKLAEHTIEMLALNAEKSKIKLFLCGNGAVINGSKLMLSELIYNLCDNAIRYNKIGGYIKIKVSSKDGKAYIDIKDNGIGIPKEYQDRIFERFFRVDKSRSKETGGTGLGLAIVKHIAIQHNGCISVESRVDEGTTMHVVLKGMDEKVP